Proteins encoded in a region of the Elizabethkingia bruuniana genome:
- the sph gene encoding sphingomyelin phosphodiesterase: MNYLNRKPYWFLLLLTVLFFVSCRQEQTLLRDHDAEAKNTQKFNEFSRLGGSQIKVLSYNTFLLRDIAVASTTQWSQNARAEKLGDADFIKNYDVLLLQECFDNTACTSLRKKLSNSYPYLTPVLGQTKQGWNNTLGDWREIISGGFENGGVMIASKYPIEYLDQYIFPKGCDADGLALKGFVYVRILKDNKPVHFIATHLQSTQPGCKGSEVQIRENQLKAIKTYVDNLKIPKDEMLIYGGDFNIIKDTSEYPKMLSLLNVSAPVYKGLPSTWDTKTNTMAAYHYPYPANKQEYLDYIFVSNDHLLPPVWQNVVFDPVSSNLMSYTNLTQDKYYWTDYSDHYPVEGNIYSDEVTPKSSLKFRKYDKVSLKSVKTGKYISTNLSKTDDWLKVSATVPDENTWFNLVNTDGGNYFDLKAGKVRVETSERINNFWYWELLNGGAYYYFPKFGKSLKNLELVLIKKKNGNTSASIEDGDIVAFRDYTSAGNAYYLQAYNKSGTDWLYLNGTSAGNSEQFEIKFNNTNPVSW; the protein is encoded by the coding sequence ATGAATTATCTCAATCGCAAACCTTATTGGTTTTTGTTATTACTAACTGTTCTGTTTTTTGTTTCCTGCAGACAGGAACAAACTTTGCTCAGGGATCATGATGCTGAAGCTAAAAACACTCAGAAATTCAATGAATTTTCCCGACTTGGAGGAAGTCAGATTAAAGTACTCAGCTATAATACCTTTTTATTAAGAGATATTGCAGTCGCCTCTACAACTCAATGGTCACAGAATGCAAGAGCCGAAAAACTCGGTGATGCTGACTTTATTAAAAACTATGATGTCCTGCTATTGCAGGAGTGTTTTGACAATACAGCCTGTACAAGTCTGCGTAAAAAGCTGTCAAACAGCTACCCTTATCTTACACCGGTTTTAGGACAGACTAAACAAGGATGGAATAATACGCTTGGTGACTGGCGCGAGATTATATCCGGCGGATTTGAAAACGGAGGGGTTATGATTGCCAGCAAATACCCTATTGAATATTTGGATCAGTATATCTTCCCTAAAGGATGTGACGCTGATGGATTGGCGCTGAAAGGTTTTGTATATGTCCGTATACTGAAAGATAATAAGCCTGTACATTTTATTGCGACCCACCTGCAGTCTACACAGCCGGGATGTAAAGGAAGCGAAGTACAAATCCGGGAAAATCAGCTAAAAGCCATAAAAACCTATGTGGATAATCTAAAAATTCCAAAGGATGAGATGTTAATCTATGGTGGGGATTTTAATATTATCAAGGATACATCTGAATACCCGAAAATGTTGAGCCTGTTGAATGTCTCTGCGCCAGTTTATAAAGGACTTCCATCTACCTGGGATACAAAGACCAATACTATGGCAGCTTACCATTATCCATATCCGGCGAATAAGCAGGAATATCTCGATTATATTTTTGTATCTAATGATCATTTACTTCCGCCTGTATGGCAAAATGTTGTTTTTGATCCTGTAAGCTCTAATCTTATGAGTTATACCAATCTTACTCAGGACAAATACTACTGGACAGATTATTCCGATCACTATCCGGTGGAAGGAAATATTTATTCGGATGAGGTAACTCCTAAAAGCAGCCTAAAGTTCAGGAAGTATGATAAGGTATCGCTAAAGTCTGTGAAAACCGGTAAATATATCTCAACAAACTTATCAAAAACAGATGATTGGTTAAAGGTTTCGGCAACTGTACCGGATGAGAATACCTGGTTTAATCTGGTGAATACTGATGGTGGTAATTATTTTGATCTGAAGGCAGGAAAAGTACGCGTAGAAACCAGTGAGCGTATTAATAATTTCTGGTATTGGGAACTTCTGAACGGCGGTGCCTATTACTATTTTCCAAAGTTTGGGAAATCGCTTAAAAATCTGGAACTGGTACTGATTAAAAAGAAAAACGGAAATACTTCAGCTAGTATTGAAGACGGCGATATTGTGGCTTTCAGAGATTATACATCAGCAGGAAATGCTTATTATCTTCAGGCATATAATAAAAGTGGAACAGACTGGCTTTACCTGAATGGTACTTCTGCGGGAAATTCAGAGCAATTTGAAATTAAGTTCAATAACACTAATCCGGTTAGCTGGTAA
- a CDS encoding NAD(P)/FAD-dependent oxidoreductase, whose translation MKTDIVFDVIIIGGSYAGLSSAMSLGRSLRNVLIIDGGKPCNRQTPHSHNFLTHDGKTPQEISQMAKEQVKQYPTVQFYEGEVVKGKKTDAGFIITTNTGEEFSSRKLILAAGIKDIIPDIKGFSESWGISVIHCPYCHGYEYRNEKTGIIANSDRAVHMASLINNLTKDLTILTSGLADFDTEQRAKLERHNIPVIEKKITEIEHQNGHVDNIVFEDGAKMNFKAVYAAIPFIQNSDIAEQLGCELTEQGYIQVDSMQKTNIPGVFACGDSTSMMRSVALAVGSGNLAGAMLNMELVSEIFA comes from the coding sequence ATGAAAACAGATATAGTATTCGACGTTATTATCATCGGCGGTAGTTATGCAGGATTATCATCTGCGATGAGCCTGGGGCGCTCTCTGCGAAATGTATTAATAATAGATGGCGGAAAGCCTTGCAACCGCCAGACACCACATTCACATAACTTTCTGACGCATGATGGTAAAACTCCCCAGGAAATATCTCAGATGGCGAAAGAGCAGGTAAAACAATATCCGACTGTACAGTTTTATGAAGGCGAAGTTGTGAAAGGAAAAAAAACAGATGCCGGATTTATCATAACGACTAATACCGGAGAAGAGTTCAGCAGCCGAAAGCTTATTCTAGCAGCAGGAATAAAAGATATAATACCGGATATAAAAGGATTTTCCGAATCATGGGGTATTTCTGTAATCCATTGTCCTTATTGTCACGGATACGAATACCGTAATGAAAAAACAGGAATTATAGCCAACAGTGACAGGGCTGTTCACATGGCTTCTCTAATCAATAACCTGACGAAAGACCTTACAATATTAACATCTGGCCTTGCAGATTTTGATACGGAACAAAGAGCGAAATTGGAAAGACATAACATCCCTGTGATAGAGAAGAAGATTACAGAAATTGAACATCAGAACGGTCATGTTGATAATATTGTTTTTGAGGACGGAGCAAAAATGAACTTTAAAGCCGTATATGCTGCTATACCATTTATACAGAATTCTGATATCGCTGAGCAACTGGGATGTGAATTAACCGAACAGGGATATATTCAGGTCGACAGTATGCAAAAAACAAACATCCCCGGAGTATTTGCCTGTGGAGATAGTACTTCGATGATGCGCTCTGTAGCTCTTGCTGTTGGTTCCGGCAATTTAGCCGGAGCGATGTTAAATATGGAATTAGTGAGTGAGATATTTGCATAG
- a CDS encoding DUF5958 family protein, translated as MILEYEILFNKYGQGIILPEVLVSNFLEANKDEQKVFFDYLLFLISQSKPQHQDIEEAIESSSLRPTYTPCVLLKKGIDLNNLTRISKLPDNEKLKSFRLLLELFKIAYRRRFESEKNNINKWWYWDLSDPLIEKKVYQMYFKTE; from the coding sequence ATGATATTAGAATATGAAATACTATTTAACAAATATGGTCAGGGTATTATATTACCTGAGGTATTAGTCAGTAATTTTCTGGAGGCTAATAAAGATGAGCAAAAAGTTTTTTTTGACTATTTATTATTTCTTATTAGCCAATCAAAACCTCAACATCAGGATATTGAAGAAGCTATAGAAAGCAGCAGTCTGAGACCAACCTATACCCCTTGTGTTCTTTTAAAAAAAGGTATAGACCTCAATAATTTAACAAGAATATCTAAACTTCCTGATAATGAAAAACTAAAAAGTTTCAGATTACTTTTAGAGCTTTTCAAAATAGCATATAGAAGAAGATTTGAGTCCGAGAAAAACAATATAAATAAATGGTGGTACTGGGATTTATCTGATCCCTTAATAGAAAAGAAAGTTTATCAAATGTATTTTAAAACAGAATAG
- a CDS encoding S41 family peptidase, with protein MTKKVLILPMLLISIVGFSQYSISEISKDAYLKDFDIAVDIIKKQHPNPYRFHSKEVLDKKLDSLRKEVEKNPTYINFHLNTPTKVLGDGHSSMGMESNYMEDYVSKTSFFPLATYVQNGNTYINSNNKYGVEAGSRILEVNNKKIGDIFKQTSKQADGSIRVEDLDMSSTISYTNAKSYQIKYETPSGEQKTIELKGISYPEFNYESRHAILPIDVTSGSGIYGYQLNPDTYYLAVKSFSFNESYFYERLKKYFQDMKNLKTKNLILDIRDNSGGSISNVPLLYSFLSKDKLFNNSYKYGTKVVDINYTDYLIDPQTDRYFSDSDIRNENNFMHQRFDKSDKGDYYFGNTRLDDTYIKSYPRDGLFFDGKVILMINNRTFSAATYFASLFKSEKRGNIVGKETGSCSNFTTAAWFLTYKLPNTKSTLSIPRTEIFFNSSEGDNITKCTGVIPDYTLKTDYFLNAMKEQKDPELEYSKTLLSK; from the coding sequence ATGACGAAGAAAGTACTTATTTTACCTATGTTGTTGATCAGTATAGTAGGTTTTTCGCAGTACTCTATATCGGAAATAAGCAAGGATGCTTATCTTAAAGATTTCGATATTGCAGTGGATATTATTAAAAAGCAGCACCCTAATCCTTACCGGTTTCACAGCAAGGAAGTATTGGATAAAAAGTTAGATTCTCTAAGAAAAGAAGTAGAGAAAAATCCTACTTATATCAATTTTCATCTGAATACACCAACGAAAGTACTGGGTGACGGACATAGCTCAATGGGCATGGAATCTAATTATATGGAGGATTATGTAAGCAAAACTTCCTTTTTTCCTTTGGCAACCTATGTTCAAAACGGCAATACGTATATCAACAGCAATAACAAATACGGTGTAGAAGCCGGAAGCCGCATACTGGAAGTCAATAATAAAAAAATCGGTGATATCTTCAAGCAGACATCAAAACAAGCAGATGGCAGCATAAGAGTTGAAGATCTGGATATGTCATCCACTATTTCCTATACTAATGCAAAGAGCTATCAGATAAAATATGAGACACCTTCCGGTGAACAGAAGACTATTGAGCTGAAAGGGATTAGCTATCCTGAATTCAACTACGAATCCAGGCATGCAATACTGCCTATCGATGTAACTTCCGGAAGTGGTATCTACGGCTATCAACTAAATCCGGATACTTATTATCTGGCCGTAAAGTCATTTTCGTTCAACGAAAGCTACTTCTACGAAAGGCTGAAGAAGTATTTTCAGGATATGAAAAACCTGAAGACTAAAAATCTGATACTTGACATTCGGGATAATTCCGGTGGTTCCATCAGTAATGTCCCTTTACTTTACTCTTTCCTTTCTAAAGATAAGCTGTTCAACAATTCCTATAAATACGGTACAAAAGTAGTGGACATCAATTACACGGATTATCTGATAGATCCACAGACGGATCGATATTTTTCTGATAGTGATATCCGTAATGAAAACAACTTTATGCACCAAAGATTTGACAAGTCCGATAAAGGTGACTACTATTTCGGGAATACGAGATTAGACGATACTTATATTAAAAGTTATCCGCGTGATGGTTTATTCTTTGATGGAAAAGTAATTTTAATGATTAATAACCGGACATTTTCTGCTGCAACTTATTTCGCCTCTCTCTTTAAAAGTGAGAAAAGAGGAAATATAGTAGGAAAAGAAACGGGATCTTGCAGTAACTTTACAACTGCAGCGTGGTTTCTTACTTATAAACTGCCTAATACAAAAAGTACACTTTCAATTCCGAGAACAGAGATTTTCTTTAACAGCAGCGAGGGTGATAATATTACCAAATGTACAGGCGTAATTCCCGATTACACATTGAAAACAGACTATTTCCTGAATGCCATGAAGGAGCAAAAAGATCCGGAACTGGAATATTCTAAAACTTTGCTTTCTAAATAA
- a CDS encoding TonB-dependent receptor, protein MKSYQRIFIFFMMVVSTSLIRAQDSGFWIQGVVQDHTKRGLNGVNIFVENTKIKTQTDQNGNFRISYKKGEATLAFSLDGYKKSRKKVNFNSEASAVTIQLADDQSVVKEVTVHGKGKVKALQDGAFTVNAIDIAKLANTTADLNQVLNRTTGIKVRQQGGVGSDYNFSINGMSGKAVKFFIDGVPLEMLGKGVDLSTLPVNMADRVEIYKGVVPVHLSTDAMGGAVNIISPSASKNYLDAGISVGSFNTQRINLNGQIKDDKTGIILRINSFYNHSDNNYTMKDMKIWNAGRNEYELRNVKRFNDRYQSVFGMAEAGVENKKWADYFFVGMSQSVFDKQVQTGSNQEVVYGGVKQNGQAHNYFMKYKKANLFNDRLDLNVYAGFSKSVQKATDTLMRKYSWDGTFEPSASSEKGGKSIMMQYEDRVYSQLGTTYRLADHHKLIFNYVLDYIKNTTFNSLDEKKEDVPPAKMTKQIFSMAYQQDFFNKHWTNVFFGKYYRVGLQKMVFDPATRTDNPVKDNFSSWGYGFATTVKIVKGLGAKGSFERSYRLVEPQEIFGDGVAVTSNMNLKPETSNNVNVGLYYSHQWGAHAFRVEGAGYIRDTKDFIYTVPNLFNSTFKYENLSNIFTKGLEGELSYQYKRLLNILMNISYNKAYDNTKFANNNEEVISATYKKDVPNQPWLFGNVNISLGKDDWLQKDSRVELYYGLQMTEWFYKNWQSYGNPRNIPVIPRQTLHNIGISYSMKNGRYNLAFDVTNIGDAMAYDNFKLQKQGRAFYVKFRYLLK, encoded by the coding sequence ATGAAGTCATATCAGCGTATTTTTATCTTTTTTATGATGGTAGTGTCGACTTCCCTTATCAGAGCACAAGATTCAGGTTTTTGGATTCAGGGAGTTGTACAGGATCATACAAAACGAGGATTAAACGGAGTAAACATTTTTGTTGAAAACACAAAGATTAAAACACAAACCGATCAAAATGGGAATTTCAGAATTAGTTATAAGAAAGGAGAAGCTACATTGGCCTTCAGTCTGGATGGTTACAAAAAATCCAGAAAGAAAGTTAATTTCAATAGTGAAGCTTCTGCTGTAACGATACAGCTGGCCGACGATCAATCGGTTGTAAAAGAAGTTACAGTACATGGTAAAGGAAAAGTAAAAGCACTGCAGGACGGTGCTTTCACTGTTAATGCTATAGACATTGCCAAGCTAGCTAATACTACGGCAGATCTTAATCAGGTACTGAACAGAACAACAGGAATTAAAGTTCGTCAGCAGGGTGGAGTAGGTTCCGATTACAATTTTTCTATTAACGGTATGTCCGGTAAAGCCGTAAAATTCTTTATAGACGGAGTTCCTTTGGAAATGTTGGGGAAAGGTGTAGATCTTAGTACGCTGCCTGTGAATATGGCAGATAGAGTAGAAATTTATAAAGGTGTGGTTCCCGTTCATCTTAGTACAGATGCTATGGGGGGAGCTGTAAATATTATAAGTCCTTCTGCCAGTAAAAACTATCTGGATGCCGGGATCAGTGTCGGATCTTTTAATACACAGCGTATTAATCTGAACGGACAGATCAAAGATGATAAAACCGGGATTATCCTGCGTATCAATAGTTTTTATAACCATTCCGATAACAACTATACCATGAAGGATATGAAGATATGGAATGCAGGAAGAAACGAATATGAATTGAGAAATGTAAAACGTTTTAACGACCGTTATCAGTCTGTTTTTGGGATGGCAGAAGCCGGAGTAGAAAATAAAAAATGGGCGGATTATTTTTTTGTAGGAATGTCACAGTCTGTTTTCGACAAACAGGTACAGACAGGATCCAATCAGGAAGTTGTTTATGGTGGTGTTAAGCAGAACGGGCAGGCTCACAATTATTTTATGAAATATAAAAAAGCCAATCTTTTTAACGACCGGTTAGATCTTAATGTTTATGCAGGTTTTTCCAAAAGTGTCCAGAAAGCTACTGATACTCTTATGCGTAAATACAGTTGGGATGGTACATTCGAACCTTCAGCTTCGAGTGAGAAAGGAGGCAAAAGTATCATGATGCAGTATGAAGACCGTGTTTACTCACAGTTGGGCACTACTTACAGGCTGGCAGATCATCATAAGCTTATTTTCAATTACGTTCTCGATTATATTAAGAATACTACATTTAATTCTCTCGACGAAAAGAAAGAGGATGTTCCTCCGGCTAAGATGACAAAGCAGATTTTCTCTATGGCCTATCAGCAGGATTTCTTCAACAAGCATTGGACCAATGTTTTCTTTGGTAAATATTACCGCGTGGGACTTCAGAAAATGGTTTTTGATCCGGCTACCAGAACCGATAATCCTGTGAAAGACAATTTCAGCAGCTGGGGTTATGGTTTTGCGACAACTGTAAAAATTGTAAAGGGATTGGGTGCAAAGGGATCTTTTGAACGTTCTTATCGTCTGGTAGAGCCGCAAGAGATTTTCGGAGACGGTGTTGCTGTAACCAGCAATATGAATCTGAAACCTGAGACCAGTAATAATGTAAATGTTGGTCTGTATTACAGCCATCAGTGGGGAGCACATGCTTTCAGAGTAGAAGGTGCCGGATATATACGCGATACAAAAGATTTTATCTATACCGTTCCAAACCTTTTTAACAGTACCTTCAAATACGAAAACCTTTCTAATATTTTTACTAAAGGACTGGAAGGTGAACTAAGCTACCAATACAAAAGGTTGCTGAATATATTGATGAATATTAGCTATAACAAAGCTTATGATAATACAAAGTTTGCCAATAACAATGAAGAGGTAATCTCTGCAACTTATAAAAAAGACGTGCCGAACCAGCCATGGTTATTTGGTAATGTAAATATAAGTTTGGGCAAAGACGACTGGTTACAGAAAGACAGCAGGGTAGAGCTTTATTATGGATTACAGATGACTGAATGGTTCTACAAGAACTGGCAGTCCTATGGTAATCCGCGCAATATTCCGGTTATTCCGCGCCAAACGCTTCATAATATAGGCATCAGCTATTCCATGAAAAACGGGAGATACAACCTGGCATTCGATGTTACCAACATTGGTGATGCAATGGCCTATGACAATTTTAAGCTCCAGAAACAGGGACGTGCTTTCTATGTAAAATTCAGATACCTTCTTAAGTAA
- a CDS encoding TonB-dependent receptor domain-containing protein: MKKHYIWLPLMASLNAYGQTESQNDSLQTEKTAEISGVVVKGSSKAVFQQKADKMIFNVENSVLSDGTTVLELLGKTPGVVVSQEGELSLRGKKGVSVMINGKLSSLSTKELANLLRSTNSTLVKNIEIIANPSSKYDAAGNAGIINIVMKKSSLEGLSGNYYLNGGRGRKNRINTGLSLNYTHKKLSLHGDYSYTFRGEEERKNFNQVFFVEKNPQTVTRKTNQSSVTNEPLTSNNFKFGMDYAFSDKTTIGALFDAKIGRYEDFSRGENRIFQPVDNLFAHILSNNKSKENWYDYTYNLKGTHIFNDKNYKVDVDLEYETSRFTSRQNQISDVLVNQGTEPFSNRMGNIASRLKVFNAKADFSLPFSEMHNLETGLKSTIKSNNNPSQYFIQQGQDWINDDKASNEYAYKEQIHALYADYKLSLTKWTFQAGLRMETTHTDINQKTSQERRKRDYTNLFPSASVRYQLSDKHEFYASYSKRINRPSHFDLNPFRFYDDPFNYWQGNPNLNPEFTHATELGYTWGKYIIASAYFSVTNDVMTEVYNYQQDTGILVKTQENLNKSYVYGTNITATTKLYNWWSLTSMLNVFNNEYKGNYQNTTINSSQLAFTLNAQNSFTIVKGLKAEANAQYFSKSNIGLYIRDAYFDLTLGVSKTLLKDKATLKLAVTDLLKTNNYRVTGDNFSSVIRQKYNLDSRVITLSFNYKL; the protein is encoded by the coding sequence ATGAAGAAGCACTATATATGGTTACCTTTAATGGCAAGCCTGAATGCCTATGGACAGACAGAAAGCCAAAACGATTCGCTGCAAACGGAGAAGACAGCAGAAATTAGCGGTGTCGTAGTTAAAGGTAGCAGCAAAGCAGTTTTTCAGCAGAAAGCTGATAAAATGATTTTTAATGTAGAAAACAGTGTATTATCCGACGGAACTACGGTATTGGAACTATTAGGAAAAACACCTGGTGTAGTAGTTTCGCAGGAAGGTGAACTCTCCTTAAGGGGCAAAAAAGGGGTAAGCGTAATGATAAATGGTAAACTCAGCTCTTTGTCAACAAAAGAACTTGCCAATCTGCTGCGCTCCACTAACTCCACACTGGTAAAGAATATAGAGATTATTGCCAACCCATCGTCCAAATATGATGCTGCCGGAAATGCAGGCATCATTAACATCGTCATGAAAAAAAGCTCGCTGGAGGGACTTAGTGGCAACTATTATCTGAACGGCGGCAGAGGCCGTAAAAACAGAATCAATACAGGGCTAAGTCTGAATTATACTCACAAAAAGCTATCCCTGCATGGGGATTACAGCTATACTTTCCGCGGGGAAGAAGAACGGAAGAATTTTAATCAGGTTTTTTTTGTTGAAAAAAATCCACAGACAGTTACCAGAAAAACGAACCAAAGTTCAGTAACCAACGAACCTTTAACCTCTAACAACTTTAAGTTCGGTATGGATTATGCTTTTAGCGATAAGACTACTATCGGCGCCTTATTTGATGCTAAAATAGGAAGGTATGAAGACTTTTCCAGAGGTGAAAACAGAATATTTCAGCCTGTGGACAATCTGTTTGCCCACATACTCTCTAATAATAAAAGCAAAGAAAACTGGTATGATTATACATACAACCTAAAAGGTACACACATCTTTAACGATAAAAATTACAAAGTAGATGTAGATTTGGAATACGAAACCTCGCGTTTTACTTCCCGGCAAAATCAGATTTCGGATGTACTGGTCAACCAGGGAACAGAGCCATTCAGCAATAGAATGGGGAATATCGCTTCACGACTAAAAGTTTTTAATGCCAAAGCAGACTTCAGTCTTCCATTCAGCGAAATGCACAATCTGGAAACCGGGCTGAAATCTACCATTAAATCTAACAATAATCCGTCTCAGTATTTTATACAACAGGGACAGGACTGGATAAATGATGATAAAGCAAGCAATGAATATGCTTATAAGGAACAAATCCATGCGCTTTATGCTGATTATAAATTAAGTTTGACGAAATGGACATTTCAGGCAGGACTAAGAATGGAAACAACCCATACAGATATCAACCAGAAGACATCGCAGGAACGCCGCAAGAGGGATTATACCAATCTTTTCCCTAGTGCATCGGTAAGATATCAGCTTAGTGATAAACACGAGTTTTATGCTTCTTATAGTAAAAGAATCAACAGGCCTAGCCATTTTGATCTGAATCCATTCCGGTTTTACGATGACCCTTTCAATTACTGGCAGGGAAATCCAAACCTGAACCCGGAGTTTACACATGCCACAGAGCTAGGTTATACCTGGGGTAAATACATTATAGCATCGGCCTACTTTAGTGTAACAAACGATGTAATGACGGAAGTGTATAACTACCAGCAAGACACAGGAATCCTGGTAAAAACCCAGGAAAACCTCAACAAATCTTATGTATATGGCACAAATATAACAGCTACAACAAAGCTTTATAACTGGTGGTCGCTTACCTCCATGCTGAATGTATTCAACAATGAGTATAAAGGCAATTATCAGAACACAACGATCAATAGTTCTCAGCTGGCTTTTACATTGAATGCACAAAACAGCTTTACAATTGTTAAAGGCTTAAAGGCTGAAGCTAATGCTCAGTATTTTTCGAAATCGAATATAGGCTTATATATCCGGGATGCTTATTTCGATCTGACACTGGGTGTCTCCAAGACACTTCTAAAGGATAAAGCAACGCTAAAACTGGCGGTAACGGATTTACTAAAGACCAACAATTACCGTGTAACAGGAGATAATTTCAGTTCTGTTATCCGGCAGAAATATAATCTGGACAGCCGTGTGATAACGCTATCCTTCAATTACAAGCTTTAA
- a CDS encoding PepSY-associated TM helix domain-containing protein: MQQTDKKKSKGTFKKYVLKVHLWLGLITGIIVLVVSLSGAFFVFNEDITAVMRKQHIFHGEKDIQHKKPIPIHDLKDIVNSQLKNEIVKAEEVTIPIDPARSYEFGLIKGNPDGWNYFNNILIYKNVYVNQYTGKVLAVYDIKKNPFYFCMELHRSLLLSNKIGGTIVGTSTIIFVIMLITGIILWWPKNKKMRKQRLWFRWEKVKGWRRKNYDVHNILGFYASFLAVIVAITGIMYSFRVTQMWLYVLLNGFSSATPDYSQYKTTAPESVETITTIDRIIEQVKTHYPKAYSFGLDLEDHAEADHKHDNLSVRIKEKEFTYGESSLMIFDEHSGKLLFNRPHKDKLMAQRATDATYDLHVGAFFGFPGKILAFIMSLFCASLPITGFIIWWGRRNKKKPTT; this comes from the coding sequence ATGCAACAGACAGATAAAAAGAAGTCTAAAGGTACATTTAAGAAATATGTTCTGAAAGTCCATTTGTGGCTCGGTCTCATTACAGGCATTATAGTACTCGTAGTTTCTCTTTCCGGAGCATTTTTCGTTTTTAATGAAGACATTACTGCTGTAATGCGAAAGCAACACATCTTTCATGGAGAGAAAGATATTCAGCACAAGAAACCAATCCCAATACACGATTTAAAGGATATCGTTAACTCTCAACTGAAAAACGAAATCGTAAAAGCAGAAGAGGTTACCATTCCTATAGATCCTGCCCGTTCCTACGAATTTGGTTTGATTAAAGGGAACCCCGATGGCTGGAACTACTTCAACAACATTCTTATTTATAAAAACGTTTATGTAAACCAATATACCGGCAAGGTACTGGCGGTATATGATATAAAGAAGAATCCTTTCTATTTTTGCATGGAATTACATCGTTCCTTGCTGTTGAGCAATAAAATCGGTGGTACTATTGTAGGTACTTCTACAATTATATTTGTGATAATGCTGATTACAGGGATTATCTTGTGGTGGCCGAAGAATAAAAAAATGCGCAAACAACGCCTTTGGTTCCGCTGGGAGAAAGTAAAAGGCTGGCGACGCAAGAACTACGACGTACACAACATTCTTGGTTTCTATGCGTCTTTTCTCGCTGTTATTGTAGCTATTACCGGTATTATGTATTCCTTCAGGGTTACCCAGATGTGGTTATATGTCTTACTGAATGGTTTTTCCTCGGCTACACCCGATTACAGTCAGTACAAAACAACTGCACCGGAATCTGTAGAGACAATAACGACTATAGACCGTATTATAGAGCAGGTCAAAACTCATTATCCAAAAGCCTACTCGTTTGGGCTCGACCTGGAAGATCACGCGGAAGCAGATCACAAACACGATAATCTGAGTGTCCGCATCAAGGAAAAAGAATTCACTTACGGAGAATCCTCTTTGATGATTTTTGATGAACATTCAGGAAAACTTCTGTTCAACCGTCCACACAAGGATAAGTTAATGGCTCAGAGAGCTACCGATGCTACTTATGATCTGCACGTCGGTGCTTTCTTCGGCTTTCCCGGAAAAATTCTGGCATTTATCATGAGTCTTTTCTGCGCCTCACTACCAATAACAGGATTTATAATCTGGTGGGGCCGGAGAAATAAAAAGAAACCAACAACCTAA
- a CDS encoding bacteriocin-like protein, with protein MKNLKKISRNELKSVVGGVGPNEALPFCTKPRQIELWEMQCSPLDTEPCYAAGCRMK; from the coding sequence ATGAAAAATTTAAAGAAGATTTCCAGAAACGAACTTAAATCTGTTGTAGGTGGTGTCGGTCCTAATGAAGCTCTTCCATTTTGTACAAAGCCAAGACAAATAGAGCTTTGGGAAATGCAATGCAGTCCTTTGGATACCGAACCATGTTATGCAGCAGGTTGCAGAATGAAGTAA
- a CDS encoding bacteriocin-like protein: MKNLKKISRDELKSVLGGVGGYKPPYCKPGYLMVCESIGVCAEEYEQYDCICHCIPVTRP, encoded by the coding sequence ATGAAAAATTTAAAGAAAATTTCCAGAGACGAATTAAAGTCTGTATTAGGCGGAGTCGGTGGTTATAAACCTCCGTATTGTAAACCTGGCTACCTCATGGTTTGTGAATCTATAGGTGTCTGTGCTGAAGAATATGAACAATATGACTGCATTTGTCACTGTATTCCTGTAACAAGACCATAA
- a CDS encoding bacteriocin-like protein gives MKKLQQLSRNDLKNVKGSAACSMWYNHTASCGVSYGLCFDNYTSIDDMQKAVDDLDKIKC, from the coding sequence ATGAAAAAATTACAACAACTTTCAAGAAATGATCTTAAAAATGTAAAAGGGAGTGCAGCGTGCAGTATGTGGTATAATCATACAGCTTCTTGCGGGGTTAGTTATGGTTTGTGCTTTGATAACTATACAAGCATAGACGATATGCAAAAGGCTGTCGATGATCTGGATAAAATTAAATGCTAA